CGCCGAGGGTGAGAGCCCCCGGGCCTCGCTGTTGTTCATGGCGCCCGTGGGGGCGTTCCAGGTGGGCGCGGCCGGGGCGAACGGGCGCTCGGAGATCGCGCCGCTGAGCTACGCGCGCTACGACCTGGTAGCCCGGGTGCTGGGCTCGCTGGACGCGTCCGGCGCGGCGATGGTGTACCGGGAGCTGAAGCCGCTCATCGACCAGGCGTACCGGGAGATCGCGCCGCCGGATCAGGGCTTCGAGACCGCGTTCGGCAGGGCCATCCAGCACCTGTTGGCGGTGCCGGTGCCGAAGGGACCGGTGCAGGTGGAGCCCAAGGGCGCGCTGTATGTGTATGCGTCGCCGGAGCTGGAGGGGCTGAGCAAGGCCCAGAAGCACTTGCTGCGGATGGGTCCGGGGAACATGCGGATCATCCAGGCGAAGCTGCGGGAGATGCGCACGGCGCTGAACCTGCCGACCCCGGCGCCGGCCACGCCCGAGCCGTTGCCGGATCAGGAGGCGCCGGGGCAGTCAGAGACCCAGGAATGACGGCTACTTGCGCTTCTTGCCGCCCTTGGCGGGCGGCGGAGGCGGCTTGGGCTTCTCCTTGTCGCCGATGATCTGGAACGAGGCCCGGAGGTCCTCGACGTCGCGGCCGCGCGAGTCCTGGAACGACGAGCCGGTCTGCGAGTCGACGACGAGGGTGTACGAGTAGCCGGTCTTGAGCGGCTGCGGCAGGTGGATGCGGTACACGAGGCCGTCATCGGCCTCGGACACGGAGTCGTCGGAGACCATGGCCCGGTCGGCTTCGTCCATGAGCCGGACGCGGTAGTTCTTGAGGCCCAGGGTGCTGCGAAGCTCCAGGTCGGACGTGGGCTCCACGAGCGGTTTTTCCTCCAGGGCCAGGGGGATGAGCGCGGAGCCGCCATCCGGCGACTGGTACTGGAGCGTGAAGACCACGGCCTCGGGGCCCGAGTCCGGGGCCGCCGTGGCGCCGGTGACGCCGCCGTCCACGGGGGCCTGGGACGTCTTGTCGGGACAGCCCGTCAGCAGGGCTGCGGTGAGGCCGCAAAGCGCGGCGAGTCCGGTTCGTCGGAAGAGGCGCATGGGGCGGCAAGGTACGTTCCGGACCCGGGCACGGGAAGCACGAGATTCCACCGGCCGGTTGGTGGCCGACTGACCTGGACGATGTCGATGAGCCCGATGACACCTGAAGGCGGACCCGAGCATCCGGGGATGAGCCAGTTGCGAGGACGTCCGCGGAGGCCATGGGCGGGCCAGGGAAGCGCCTGGAATCCTTGGGGAACCCCTGGTCGAAACGTCTGATAAGAAGCGTGAGGTCAGAGCCCTTGAAGATTGCAAGTTTTCGGCGTAAAAACGTGCCGATTTTGTCCCCGTTTTTGCCACGGCGCGCACCAGTAGCGAAAGGGTCCTGACGGGTCGTCAGGGCCAACCGCGAAAGCTCGCCCAGGGATAGGGGCGGTCACAGTTTCAGGGGGTCTGGGGAGCGCTCCAGCAGGCTTCCGGTTCCACCCGGTCCCCACCAGAAAACCGGCTTCGGTGTTCCACCACCGTTGACGGTTAGTCCCCAGGGTTCGAGGCTTTCCCGAGCCTCACCCTGGGGCGGTAGTTTCGCTACCGCCTGCCCCTAAGCTACGTCTCCGCCCAGGCGGAATTCAACCCGCAGGCGAAATTCCCGCCATCCCCGGTCGCGCAATGCGCCCGCCAGGAGACAGCTCGGCCCGCCCTCCAGGGGAGGAGGGCGGGCCGTCCAGCTCCAGCGGGGCCGCGCTGGGGGCGCCTCTCCAAGGTCAGGCGCCACAATGCTTGAGGGAGTCAACCTTGCCGGCGCGCAACGCACGGCGCCAGCGGAAGCCTAGTGCAGCGTCGCGTGCTTTGGCTCCCAGCCAGTCTCGATGAGGAGGAGGAGGCGCCGCGCGCGGCTCATCACCTCCCGGCCCTTCGCCCCCTGGTGGGGTGTCCGCCTGGCCCAGCCGAGCCCCTGGGGGGCCAGCTCCACGCGGTGCACGCCCTCGCGGTCCTCCACGATGATGGACCGCGCTCCGTCGAGCCGGAACACCCGGGGCAGCAGGTCTGCCGCGCGCGTCTCGGCCACCAGCTCGTCCGGGGTAGCGGGCGTGTCGTCATCCTCGTCCGTCATGGCCGCCGCGTACACCGCCAGGCACCGCGGCGCCATCCTCCGGCCGGGGGACACCTGGTGGCCCGCAACGACAACGCCCCCCAGACCGCGTGGGCCTGGGGGGCGTGGGTTCACTGTGCCTGGTGCCGCGTCACGCCACGTAGGTGACGAGGACGCGCAAGCCCCGGTCGCTTCGCACCTCCGCGCGTTGGATCCGCGTGAAGGGGATGCTCGCAACCTGCGTCCGCCCCCCGGTCGGCTGGCCTACCCACACGCATGGGGCCGGGTTCGGCTGCCGCAGCGCATTCGCGGTCGCTGCGTCCACGTAGCCGACCAGGTGCAGGTTGCCGGCCGTGTCTCGGTGCACCTCCACGCCTCCACCGCTTCCCGCCGTAATGACCGTCTCGCTGTTGAGCGCCACCAGGCCCCCCAGCGGGGCATACGCGTACCGCCCCCGTCCCAGCTGCGCGATGGTGTCCCCACGCACGCTGCCCGGGGGCATCGTCACGCCGTGCAGCTCCCGGAGCTGGGCGAGCGTCATCCCCACCGCACCCGCTGGCGCCTGGGGCTCGTGAGGCGTGTACGGCGCCGGGTGGGAAGGCCGTTCCTTGCGGACGAGGATGTCCGGGGCACGGGCCGTCTGTCGGCCGCGCCGCTGACCTGCGACGAACCCCAGCCCGCCGAAGAGTGCCGCCGCCGACGCGGTGAAGAGGAGGGTCTTCATGGCGCGTCAGCCGCCCTTCTTCTGGCCCAGCGTGGAGGGGAGGGGAACGCCAGCCAGGCCGAACAGGCCCACCGCACCAGCCAGCGCGAAGCCACGAACAGGGCCATCCGGCAGCGTCTGCGCGAACTGCGCGAGGATGCCTGCCACCGCGAGACAGGGAACCGCGACGCTGGCCTTCACCAGGGGCTTACCGGTGGTGATGCTGGGAATGGTGGTGGCGACGCCGGCAACCGCCGCGAGCGCCATCGCCAGCACGCCCAGCGCCAGGTCGTAGGGCACGGGGAGGATGCCCGCGAGGAACGCGCCGACGCTGGCCAGCGTCGCGAGGACGGCCGCCACGCGCTTGGACACGAGGCCATGGCGCGGCTCCTCCGCCGGGGCCTCGGTGGTGGTGGTGAGCGTGCCCATGGGCTCCGTCACCGGCTCCAGCGCCAGCTCGGGCGCCGGCAGCGGCTGGAACTTCCGCAGCGTCACGGCCGCGCCGCTCTCCGCCGTCGTCATCACTTCGATTTCTTCGTTCGCTTCGATGGGCTCGGGCATCACGTTCTCCGGAGCTGCGTGGGACTGCGAGAAGGGGAGGGGACTACTTGCGCGGCGCGGCCGGGGAGGCGCCGCGGTGCGCTGCCTCCAGGAGGGCGATGCGGCTCCTGGTGGTGTGCCTGAAGGCCTTGAACTCGGCGTTGAGCGAGCGGAGCTGCTTCCGCACCTTCAGCAGTTGCCGGCGGAGGGCGCGATTCTGGACCAGGGCGCCGGACACGCCGCTGCCCACCGCCATCGCTACCAGCTCCAGAACCTTCTGCGTCTCGGGGCTCACGCCGTCACCCCGAGCACCTTGACCGCGCGGTCGTAGAACTTCCGCCTGTCCTCCAGGCCATTGGTGCCGCCGTTGATGAGCTTGGTCACGCCCACCAGGTCACCGGCATCCGCGCGGGCGTTGATGTTGCGGCTGGTCCAGTACCAGGCCGCAGTGCGGAACCCGATGGCGGGCTCGGCCGCGCGCTTCGGGTTGTTCTCCAGGTCGATGCCCAGCGCCTGGCCAGCGTCGCGGTAGTTGGCGCGGCCGGTCACCTGAATGGGTCCGCGTCCCTTGTACCGGATGCCGTCTCCGGGCTGCGTGTTGCCCAAGTCCTTCCGCCCCTCATAGGCCGCGCCGGACGCAATCTCCTCCATCCAGCGGAACTCCCCCGACTCGTGGGCGAGCTGCGCGAGGAAGGCAGCGCGGCGGATAGGCGTGTTGATGGCCGCCTCGTTCATCGCGAGCGCCAAGAGGGGCGCGTACTCCTGCGCGAGCGCGGTGGACAGGTTGGGCATGATGGCCTGGAGCTGCGCCAGCGTGAGCCCCGACAGGTCGAGCGTCGGCTTCATCTTCTTCACCACCTTGGGAGCGCCCGCAGCAGCGACGGCCGCGAGCACGAGAGATTCGAGGATCATCCGACCGCCTTCTTCACCAGGCCAAAGCCCGGGATGCTGTTGAGGCCGAACCCAATGAGCCCGAGCCCCACACTCACGCCCACGAACCCGGCGAGCACCTTCGTTTTCGTGCTCCACGGCGAAGTGACGGACTCCACCGCGTTGCTCACCGCCTTCTTCACGTCCTCCGCGACTTCCTTCGCGGACTCCACGGTCTGTTCCGCGGTGCCCGCCGCGCCGTTGAGGATGATGCTGGAGTCCCAGAACGCGCCCAGCGCGCTCGCGAGCTGGGACGCATTGGCGTTCCCCAGCTCCAACCACGTCTTGACGGTGTAGTCCTTCCCATCATCGCGCGTGCCGCGCTCCACCCAGCTACGAAGGACGGTGCTCCATCGCGTGTAGTTCTCTCGCGCCATCTTCACGGCGGAGATCTGCGACCGCTGGCCTTCGGTGACGACGAAATCCTTAATCTCGTCGCCACCGAGCCAGTCCGGGACGTAGCTCAGCAGACCGTCGGAGTTGAGGATTCCTTCCATCCACTTCTCCGCCTTCAGAAGGTCCGCGCGCACGCGAGCTTCCAAATCATCCATGCGCTTCCGGTCTGCCGGGCTGATGGTCATGACGTCCTCGTCCTCACCACGCCTGGGCGGTGATGCGCAGGCGGAAGGTGCTGCTCCAGATGGCCGCATTGCCGGAGTCGAGCTGGCCCGTCACGCGCAGGCGGAACTTCACGCCCGGCCACGGCGGGGTGCTGTCCTCCGTCGCGGTCAGCGTCTGGCTCGACTCCTCGGCGCCCAGGAGGATGTATCCGCGCCGGATGCTTCGGCCGCCGTGATTGATGGCAGGGGAGGGGACGGGCGAAGTGCCCGCCCCTCCGATGTTCCCGCCAGTGCCCGCCTCGATGGTGCGGAAGCTCACGGCGTTGTCGCCCGGCGCGCGGCAGAGGTCCACGCACGGGATGATGGCCGCCTGCGGGTCATCGAGCCCCACCGACGTCGCCCACTCCACTTCCGCGGTGAAGAGCACGTGCGAGTAGCCCCGCAGGTCCCAGGCCGGGAGGGAGAGGACGGCCTCCGCGTTCGCAGCCGCGTCGCTGGGCGAGGGGTTGAAGCCCAGGCGCGGCCCCTTCACATAGTCGGGGTCGAAGTAGACGAACATGTTCCCGGTGAACGTGTTCGCAGCGAAGTCCGAGATGATGGTCGCCAGCGTCGCCGCGTCGCCGCTGTCGATGACGAAGAGCAACTGAGGCTCCCGCGTCCCCATGGCGGTGAAGCCGTCCCGGTTGGTGCGCAGCGCCGGCAAGCGCATGTCCTCGTCGGCCGGCTGCATCGTCAGCTCCCACTCATCACCGGGGCGTCCCTGGATGACCTGGACCGTCGTGATGAGCGTCGAGTGCGTGAAGAAGCCCGGACCCGTGACGGTCTGCGCATCGTTCGTGTTCCCGTTGAGCACGACATCCACCGGGTAGCGCTGCACGTTCGCTGCGCCGGGGATGAGCTGAAAGCCCACGCCCGACAGACCATTCCACGTCGCTTTGCCGTCGCTACCAACACCGGACCGCATGGGCTTCCCGATCATCGTTCGTTCCCTCCGCTGTGTAGTTCGCTGCGCGTGCTCCAACTTCGACGGCGAGCGGCTAGAAGAAGCCGCTGAGGTTGTTCCAGAGGCCGGCCGCGCTATTCGCGACATCGAGCCAGCCGTTGATGTCATCCGCCAGTCCGCCTCCGCCCTGGTTCGAGGGCGTCTGCGTCGTGTACGAGGGCGGCGTGTACTGAGGGCCCGGCGCGTACTGACTGCCCGGCTTCGACGCCTGGTTCTGCGCCGTGGCCTGCGCGAGCGCGGTCTGAAGCGCGGCCTCTCGCGCAGCGGCTTCCACCTTGGCCGCCGCGTCCCGGGCCGCCGTGTCGGCGTCCCGCTTCGCCTGCTCAGCCGCAGCGGTGGCCTTGGCCGCCTTGCTGTTCGCGTTCATGAGCGCAGCGCCACCGCCAACAATGCCCACGCCGGTCAGTACGCCCACAACAATCTTCCACGTGTCGGTGCTCTTCTCGCTCATGGCGTGCTTCCTTCAGGACGTCGCCCATTGGGTGAAGATGGGCAGGTTGGTATCCGTGCTGCGCATGCCTCCGGTGGGCAGCTCCAGCTCACTCGACGGCGCCGGGATGTCCCTCTTGCGGCGTTCGGCCACCAGCGGCGCGCGGAGCTTCAGCGACGCTCCAGGCTGCACCACCGCCAGGTCCCCCAGGGATGCCGGCGCCTTCGGGACGTCCCCCGAGGAACTCCCGGCGACCAGGGTCCTGATTCCGGCCGCGAGGGCGCTTTCGTCGCTGAACCGTTCCGCAGGGAAGCTCGGCGCCGTGGGCTCGCCCACCGCGAACCCCTGCGCGGCAAACGAGCTGGGGGCCTGCGGTGTGGCTCCAGCGGCAGCAGATGCGGGAGCTGCGGCACCCTGGGGCTGCGTGTCCGGCTTCGGGAAGTACGTCACATCCGCCGGCGGCGTTTGCTTCGCTCTCGGCTGCCTGCGGCGGTTCTGGACGCTCGCAGCGCCCAGCCCCAATCCCAGGCCGCCCAATCCGATGATGAATGGGAACAGCATGTGCCTCCTCCTCCTGCACTCCGCGGTGCGCGGGCCAGGTCATGCGGTGTGTTGTTGGTTGGCGGGGCGCGCCCTCAATCCACGAGGTCGCGGTTTTTCGTCGGGGTGATGACGCGCACTGGAGGCTTGGTCGGAGTCGGGGCCGGCGCTGGAGCAGGCGGAACCGGAGGGTTTGGAGCAGGCGCTGGAGACGGCGCGGGCTGCGTCACGACGGGCGGCGTGGGCGTCGTAGTGGTGACCGCTCCCGGGTCGTACCAGTCACCATCGAGCGTCGTTCCCGTTCGCTTGTCGCTCTTCGTGTTGTTGATGTAGCCGCCGGTCCCGGCGCCAGTGCGTTCCTCTACCATCGCCTTCGCTCGGCGCTCCTCCATGGCCGCCTCAACCATGGCCGCGTACTCCGCCGAGACGGGAGGAACGACGGTCCCTTCATAGTCGGGATGATCCGAGCGCCAGTGGAAGCGACGGTTCACGCCGTGGATATCGCGGTAGTACCAAAGGCCGTTTGTCTTGCCTTCCGTGCCAGAGATTGCGGGCTGGCCGGTGAACCCACCACCACCCCGCCTCCACCCGTCGAAATAAAAGTGGTCTTCTTCGGAGGAGGTCACGCCCCAGCCCTTCGCCATCCACGCGCGGTAGCTCCCCACTTCGGTGGCGTCGATTTTCCGGCCCACCTGAAGGCGCGCCTCTTGCCCAGCGGCTTCCGCGCTCGCGAACGCCTCTTCCGCCAGCGCGTAGGCGCCTGCGTTGTAGAGGTTGACGCCCGCCGTCCACCGCTCCATGAACGCGACATAGCGCGCCTGCTCAAGCGCTGCGTTCCTCGCGTCCAGCAGGTTCGCCTGGGCCTTCGCTGCCTTGTCGTTCTCGTTGATCCACCCGCCCAACAACTTCCCCAGGGCGCCAATGAATGGCGCGAGGGGCGCGAGCGGCGTTGCAGCGAGCACGGTCGCGAGCAGCGCGGCACCGTTCGCCACCGCCTGCGGCGCGTTGGACGGTGGCCGCAGGTCACGCTTCGGAGGCGGAGGGAGGGGCGGAGGCGGCTCAGGCGGTGTGAGCAACGCGGGCGCTGGGGCCTGCGTCAGCACCTGCTCTTCCACAGGCGTCGCGGCATGAGGCGCCGTCTCCTCCTGGAGCTGACGGGGCGTTCCATCCTCGACCGCCACGGGCCAACCAGAGGGGGCGCGCCCGAATCGGCTGTGCACCCAGTCAACGAACGTCACGAGGAACTTGGGCGCGGGCATGCGCTACTCCGGGAAGGGGAGGAGAGATGAATCAGGCCAGGCGCCGCGCAATGCGGCGCCCGGCCTCGATGCTTCCGGGCAGCGGACTAGGCCGCGCGCCGCGCCTGCATCGCCGCGACCAGGGCGTTCACCTCGGCCGCCAGCATGGACTGCACCTGGCTGTAGACCCAGGAGGGCACCGTGAAGCCGTCAACCACGTCCACGATGGCGCCGGGAATCTCGCGCGCCAGCTGCTGGCGGATGCTCTCCGCGGCGCCAGTGTTCCCCTCCGGGTACTCGGGGCTCTTCTTCATCGCGTCGAGGATGCGAAGCGCCGCGTTCCGCAGCTTCTGCGGCGGGATGACGACGAACGGCACGCCACCGGGCAGGCAGCGAAGGCCCGCGTAGTCGTAGAAGGGCACGTCCTGGTCCGTGAGGCCCGTGAAGCCGCAGAAGGGCAGGTGGGCGTCCTCCACATCCATCTTCTCCAGGATGGCGGTGTTCACGGCCAGCAGCTGGCGGTTCTTGGGGAGCTTCGCCGCCATCTGCGCGACCTCCGCCAGCACCTGCGCGGTGCTGGGGGTCGGGCAGTAGTTGACGATGCCGTCGAAGTCCTCCTTCTTCTTCACCTGCTTCACCGCCACCGGGCCGGCGAACATGTTCTTCAGGGGCTTCTCCTCGTTGAGGAAGAGCGGCGTGCGCGCGTCGGTGTGGCCGGAGTCCTCGATGGAATCCGAGCCGGGTTCGAGGTCGTACTTCTTGAACACCTCGGCGGGCGTGTTCGGCTCATCCGTCACGATGACGGCGCCCTCGTCCGTCTTCACGGTCACGCGCAGCGTCTCCAGGTTCGTCCCCGCCAGCGCGCCCTTGTTCCAGATGTTGAGCACCAGTCCCGACTCGGTGGTGATGGTGTCCGACTGCGGGTTGTTGATGTCCGCGGAGTGGAACACCACGCCATGCCGGCGGCTGCGCGCCTTGCGCGTGCGCGGGACGTAGGTCACGGTCTGCGAGGACAGGGCCAACTTGACGTTGGCCGCCTTGAACGGGTCCGCGCCCATCTTCAGCTTGACCTCGAAGTCCAGGAGCTGCTCGGCGCAGATGCCGGTGAACTTCTCGGAGTCCTTGATGAACGCCAGGTGGCCCATGGGGATGAGCACGGTGAAATCCACCTTGTTCATCCCCACCGCGAAGCTTCCGCCCAGGGTGCCGGCCGTGTTGCCGGTGAGCCCCACGAAGTCCAGCTCCTGCTGCGTGCGGAAGTCGTCGCGCACCACCGGGAGCGCCTGCCCCTGGTACGGCTGGATGGTGTCCTTCTCGCTGAGAAACCGCTTCACGTACAGCGTGTAAGCGCTCAACAGCGTCAGGCGGTCCGCCATGGCCAGCGCGGCGACCGTGCTGCTGTCCGAGTTGAGGACGTTCGCGGTCACGCGCGCCTCGATGGCAATGCACGATTGCTTGGGGCTGATGATCATCGAGCCCTTCGTCATCGTCGCGTCGCCGTAGGGGCGAAGGTCTTTGGTGCCGTCCGCGAAGGGAACCAGGTTATCGGCCATGGAGTCATCTCCTGCTGGGAAGTTGGAAGGGAAGGGAGCGCGCGAGGGATGGGGCTCCAGCGGGCGCGCTGCACGCTGGAGCCCTTGCTGCTCAGGTGGTGGGTGATGCGGTTGAGCTACTTCGCGGCCGTCGCGGCACGCGCCTTCTGCGCGGCCTCGCGCTCCGCCGGACTGCGGATGCTGTCCGTGGCTTCGCCCACCGCGACGGCGCCACCCGCCCCCGT
The sequence above is drawn from the Corallococcus sp. NCRR genome and encodes:
- a CDS encoding DUF3014 domain-containing protein; its protein translation is MSDPNFVNQGPGAIPPSPEAEPPKSPSRGKVLGVLVALMVVGVVASYFGLRRQSEAPGVTAPPVVDAGVAEVPAEVSLPESDGRIRDLVGKLSVDPELAKWLQEQDLARRFTASVSNIAEGESPRASLLFMAPVGAFQVGAAGANGRSEIAPLSYARYDLVARVLGSLDASGAAMVYRELKPLIDQAYREIAPPDQGFETAFGRAIQHLLAVPVPKGPVQVEPKGALYVYASPELEGLSKAQKHLLRMGPGNMRIIQAKLREMRTALNLPTPAPATPEPLPDQEAPGQSETQE
- a CDS encoding glycoside hydrolase family 19 protein, which codes for MILESLVLAAVAAAGAPKVVKKMKPTLDLSGLTLAQLQAIMPNLSTALAQEYAPLLALAMNEAAINTPIRRAAFLAQLAHESGEFRWMEEIASGAAYEGRKDLGNTQPGDGIRYKGRGPIQVTGRANYRDAGQALGIDLENNPKRAAEPAIGFRTAAWYWTSRNINARADAGDLVGVTKLINGGTNGLEDRRKFYDRAVKVLGVTA